TTTTGTTTAATTTAAAAAAAGAGTTTTTGCCAAGAATCATTTTTCCTTTGGGTGATTGGCACAAAGAAGATGTAAAAAAGGAAGCGATGAAAATCCCTTTGCTCAAAAGCATCGCGGAGCAAAAAGAGAGTAGTGAGATCTGTTTTGTAGAGACCAACTATATCGATGTGCTTAAAGAGCATACCGAAGTGGAAATGCCGGGAGAAGTGGTCGACACACATGGCAAAGTGATAGGAGAGCATAAGGGATACATGCATTATACCATTGGCAAGAGAAAAGGTTTCCGTCTTTTTAAAGCGCACCAGCCACACTATGTTCTTGATATCATTCCCCATAAAAACAGAATTGTTGTTGGTACGAAAGAGCAGTTGGAAAAGAGGCAGATTATTCTTCGTGGACTCAATATGTTTTTGGATCAAAAGGAGTTTGACTGCTATATCAAGATACGCTATCGAACCCATAAAGTACCGTGTCATGTGAAAATTGACGGTTCCGTTGCAAGTGTGACCCTTAAAGAGCCCGTTTATGGTGTGGCAAAAGGACAAGCGGGTGTCTTTTATGATGAAGAGAAAGTATTGGGCGGTGGCTGGATAGTTTAGATATAATTGCAAAAACTTTTTAGGAGAGCAGATGAGAGGCTATAAAGTTTTCAGTGGTACCGCACATCCCGATTTTGCAGCTGAGATGGTTCAGTATCTTGGTGTTCCAATGTCACAGGCGACTGTGAGTCGGTTTAGCGATGGAGAGATCAATGTTCAAATTCAAGAATCAGTCCGTGGGCGAGATGTTTTTATCGTCCAGCCAACAGGAGCTCCTGCAAACGACAACTTGATGGAGCTTCTTATCATGACTGATGCGCTTCGTCGATCATCGGCTGCTTCCATTACTGCTGTGATGCCCTATTTTGGATATGCAAGACAAGATAGAAAGGCGGCTCCAAGAGTTCCAATCACTGCGAAACTGGTGGCAAATATGCTTGAAAAAGCCGGTATCACAAGAGTGATTACGATGGATCTGCATGCAGGGCAGATTCAGGGGTTTTTCGATATTCCCGTGGACAACCTCTACGGTTCTATCATTTTCAAAGAGTATGTCAAAAGTAAAAATTTGCCAAATCCCGTTGTGGCAAGCCCTGATATCGGTGGCGTTGCAAGGGCCAGATATTTTGCCCAAAAACTGGGATACGATATGGTTATCGTGGATAAGCGAAGAGAAAAAGCGAATGAATCGGAAGTGATGAACATCATCGGTAACGTAGAAGGAAAAGATATCATCATCGTCGATGATATGATCGATACTGCTGGAACCATCGTCAAAGCGGCTGCTGCTCTCAAAGCAAAAGGGGCAAATTCCGTTATGGCTTGCTGTACCCACCCGGTGCTGAGCGGACCGGCGTATGAGCGAATAGAAAACGGTGAATTGGATGAGCTTGTAGTCACCAATACCCTCCCTCTCAAAAAAGAGAGTGAAAAAATCAAAGTGCTTTCTGTGGCAAATCTCTTTGGGGAAGTGATCCGAAGAGTGTACTACAATGAAAGTGTCAACAGCCTCTTTCGGTAAAAAGGTACCTATGGAAAATATACGAAACTTCTCCATCATCGCACACATCGATCACGGCAAAAGTACCCTTGCCGATCGCCTGATCCAAGAGTGTGGGGCTATTGAAGACAGAAAGATGAGCGATCAGGTGATGGATACGATGGATATAGAAAAAGAGCGCGGCATCACCATCAAAGCGCAAAGCGTGCGACTCACCTACAAAAAAGATGGCAAAGAGTATATCCTCAATCTCATCGATACACCGGGACACGTGGATTTTAGCTACGAAGTGAGCAGATCTTTAGCTTCCAGTGAGGGGGCTCTGCTGGTGGTAGATGCAAGCCAAGGTGTCGAAGCACAGACGATTGCCAATGTCTATATTGCACTGGAAAATGATCTTGAACTCATTCCTGTCATCAATAAAATCGATTTGCCTGCAGCTGATCCAGAAAGAGTGAAAGCCGATATTGAAAATACCATCGGACTTGACTGTACCGATGCAATTGAAGTAAGTGCCAAAACAGGGCAGGGGATCAAAGAGCTCCTTGATGCCATCATTGAGCGAATTCCGGCCCCTTCAGGCGATCCATCGGCTCCTACAAAAGCGCTTATCTATGATAGCTGGTTCGATAGCTATCTGGGGGCCCTTGCATTGGTTCGAGTATTTGAAGGAGAGATCAAAAAAGGACAAGAAGTCCTTGTCATGGGAACAGGAAAAACCCATGAAGTAATCGATCTCATGTATCCGCATCCCATCAACCCTCAAAAAACTGATGCGATAAAAACGGGTGAAATCGGCATCGTTGTAATGGGGTTGAAAAACATTGGTGATGTACAGGTGGGGGATACGATTACGGATGCAAAAAATCCAACACCAGAGCCGATAGAGGGTTTTGAAGAGGCAAAACCTTTTGTATTTGCGGGGTTGTATCCCATCGATACGGACAAATTTGAAGATTTGCGAGAAGCCCTCAATAAACTCAAACTCAATGATGCCGCTATTGCTTTTGAACCAGAGACTTCGGCTGCTCTTGGATTTGGATTTCGTGTCGGGTTTTTGGGTCTTTTGCATATGGAGGTTGTCAAAGAGCGGTTGGAGAGAGAGTTTGGGCTTGATCTCATAGCTACGGCCCCTACAGTGACGTATCAAGTCAAAAAAACCGATGGTGAGACTATCGAGATTCAAAATCCAAGCGAACTGCCGCCTCCCCAAGAGATCGATACGATTTATGAACCCTATGTGAAAGCGACGATCATCACGCCGACTGAGTTTTTGGGAAATGTACTCAATCTTTTAAGCGAAAAAAGAGGCGTTCAGCTGAAGATGGACTATATCACGCAAGATCGAGTGATGCTTGAGTATGAGATCCCGATGAATGAGATCGTGATGGATTTCTATGACAAACTCAAAACTGTCACGAAAGGGTATGCAAGTTTTGATTATGAACCAAGTGGATATAAAGAGGGAGATCTTGTTAAACTTGATATCCGAGTAGCGGGAGAAGTGGTGGATGCGCTTTCCATCATCGTTCCAAAAGAGAAGGCCCAATATAAGGGAAGAGAACTTGTCAAAAAGATGAAAGAGCTGGTCCCTAGACAGCTTTTTGAAGTAGCGATTCAAGCAAGTATAGGTAACAAGATCATTGCTCGCGAGACTGTGAGTGCGATGCGAAAAAATGTTACTGCCAAATGTTACGGCGGGGATATTACAAGAAAACGAAAGCTGCTTGAGAAACAAAAAGAGGGGAAAAAGCGTATGAAGGCTATCGGAAAGGTACAACTGCCGCAAGAAGCCTTCTTGAGCGTTTTAAAAATTGACTGATGCGCTGTCTTGTATGCCAGGATTTTTCCTGGCAGATCATTTGTAGAACTTGTCAAACCACTCTTCTAAAGCCCACAATAAAACGAAGAAAAATCTTTGATCAATTTGAAGTGATCAGTTTTTATGAGTATAGTGAAATAGCCCCTTTGTTGCATACAAAACACCACTATATCGGCGCTTCAGTTTTTACAATCATGGCTAGAAATTCATTTGTACATTTTGCACAACATTTTGATCAAAAAGCTACTGCTATAGCGATTGATGATCGAATCGAAAGGAGTGGATATTCCCATACTGCCATTTTGGCGCATGCTCTCAAGAGTGCAATGATTCAAGTTTGCTATGGAGCGTTGCAAGCGAAACATGATGTGAGTTATTCTGGAAAATCGTTACAGTATCGATTGCAACATCCACGAGGTTTTCAATATAAAGGTCCAAAAGATGATATCATCTTGGTTGATGATATTGTTACAACGGGAACGACATTACAAGAAGCGTACAGTGCAGCAAAAAGAGAAGGGGCAAATCCCCTTTTTGCTTTGACGTTGGCGGATGCTCAAGAGACAGAAACGATATAGTAGGTCTCTTTACCTTGCACTTTTTGCAACGTGACGTTATATTTTTGCGCCCATTTGTTGAGCTCTTCAAGAGCAATTTCCAGCTTAGATGGATCGGTTATTTTAATTTTTAGATGAGGAACGGAGTTGGAAAGTGCTACAAATCCTCCATAATTTTTGAGATGGTCATGAAGCGCAACAATATGTTTTTTAATCTTTTCAAAACCTGGAGTTTTTTCCTTGATTGCTTGAAGCTGTGCCAATGTAGCACTATCAGGGTGGTAACCAAGCTGTGTAAGTAACCCCTCATTTTCAATCTGCATCGAACCTCCTCATACTTTTTTCTTATGTTACAAAAGTTTGAGTAAAAGTTTGCTTTATGGCTTATACCGAGTCGTGCACGTTACAGAGTGTATTGATTTATTCTACTCCTCTTCCCATTCGTAAATCTGATACGCCTTGAATACATTTTTTCTATGTAATTCTTTATAAAGTTTCATATTTTTATATTGTGGTAATGTGATTTTTGTAGTAACTTCGTCAAGCTCAATGCCATCTTCTATCGCTTTCTTGAACTCTTTTCTTAGTTGTTGTAGATACTCTTTTGTAAAGATATATGCTTTAGTGTCATATTTCATACCATGTCCCCCAATAATGTATTTTGGTTTGAGAGAAAGAATGAAATCGATTGCTTTAAGCCAGCCTTCTATATCACCATCGCGAATGGAAGGGAGCCTATCATTGAATATAATATCCCCTGCAAACACAACCCGTTCTTTTGGATAGAAAGCTATGAGATCCGATTTTGTATGAGCTGGATGGGGAATTGGTATGACTTGGAGTTCATTGTCAAGAGTGATGGACTTAGTCACATAGTGTGTTGGTAACACGAGTTGTGTATCTTTGTATGACTCTTTGGTGATATGCTGTTGCATTCTCGTATTCGTAGTATTTTGATACTTGTGTTCTATCTCTTTCGTACCGTATATTCGTACGCCAAGCGTAGCATAATAAGAGTTTCCTAAGATATGATCATCGTGATAGTGTGAGTTAATAACATATTTTATTTTCTTAGGTGTTATTTTTCGAATCTGTGTAACTTCCTCTTTGGCATACATATAGGTTGGACCTGTATCAAATACCGCAACGCCATTTTTTAATATCACAAAACAGCTATTACTGATGTTGCCGTTATTGTGCTTATTGGGTATTTCATTTTTTCCAAAGAAGCAGTAGACATGAGGTGTTATCTTGAGTGGAGTTAAACTATAGGATGCTGCAAAAGTAGATAGAGCGACGAAAGGTATTAATAACGAGCTCACCATGTATCCTTCATTTTTTTTTACATTATAAATAAAAATTGTAAAAGATTTATAAATAATTTTGGTTTCTCATGCATGAAGGATTTCTATGGCTATGGAAGTTTTTTGTAATGGCTCCGGATGCAGGATTCGAACCTGCGACCAACCGGTTAACAGCCGGTTGCTCTACCGCTGAGCTAATCCGGAATATCGGAGTTTTGGAGCTTTCGGCTCGTTTTGTTGAGTAGAATTATAAATGAAAAAATAACAAATGTCAAGAGTTTGGAAGCGTGTTTTTTCAAATTCCTATTGCAATTTTATAAATGAAATATTTCCTACTTTTCGTAGAGACAGTTTACCGGTATCCAGTAATTTTTGAAAATACTTTCTTGTCGTTTTGTCAAATAAAGTTTCAACATCATCCAGTGTCAATGGTCTATGAGAAATAAGATTCACAATCTCTTTTTCATCAAGGTGTAGTGCAAAGGATTGATCTTTTTTTCGAGAAACGATAGTAACTGGGAGATTATGAATCTTTCTTGAGAGATCAAAGAGCTTTTCATAGCTTACTGGTTCCACTTTATAGGCGGGGGGACGGTCCACTGTACCTATGTCGATGCGATCTGGTTTTATGTGTTGCAGGATTGCATTGAGTGCTTCAAATTCTTCAGGTTTATCGTTGATGCCTTGTACCACTAAAATCTCTATAACAAAAAAACCTTTATAGATCTTTCGAAACTCGATCATACCTTTAATAATATCTTGGATTTCGATACCCTTTAAAGGACGATCAAGCCGTCTGAAAGTTCTTTGATTGGCGCTATCCAAAGAGAGTTTGACGATATCAAATTTTGTGAGTATTTCTTGTATGGATGGCTCATTGATACGACTGGCATTGGAGAGGATGAGCAGTTTTTTATTCTTTTTGATTTCGTTGAGTCTCTCAACCAGTTTGTTAAGATAAGAGTACAATGTTGGCTCTCCATTAGCAGTAACGGTAATGACATCGATATCGCTAAATTCTGTTAAAGCTTTTTGGGTCTCTTGTATGACTTCTTGAACAGTTGGAGGGTTGGAAATTGTATCAGCTTGCTTTGCGGGTTCAAGTTCACAATAGAGGCAGTCAAAATTGCACGATTTTTGTACAGGAGAAAGATCAATCCCAAGAGAGAGACCAAACCTCCTGGAATTTACTGGACCGAAAATGATACTCATCGTCGTGTCAAATCGTGGACAAGCTCTACAAGGTATTTGGCGTTTTCGACTGGAAGATCTGGAAGCATTCCATGACCAAGGTTGAAAATATGCCCCTCTTTGGCTCCCATCACTGCTATAATTTTTTCTACCCCCTCTTTAATAGCCTCTTTGGAGTAGAGTCTCGTTGGCTCCATGTTTCCTTGTAATACATATCGATTGCCGAGTTTTTCTTTCGCTAAGTCTATCGGTGTTCCCCAGTCAACGCCAAACACGTCAAATTTTCCATAGATATCATCCAAGTATCCTGCAATTCCTTTTGGGAAAAGAATGACAGGAATTTCAGGATAATGCTCTTTCAAAAATTCTGCGATATCAACCATATAATCCCAGCTAAACTCAAAAAACTTCTCTTTTTCCAGTGCGCTTGCCCAGCTGTCAAAAATCTGCACTGCATTGACACCAGATTCAATCTGTTTTACAAGGTACGCTTTCACTGCTTCTGTAATCTTGATCATGAGTGCATGCATGAATTCCGGGTCGGTGTAGATCAGTTTTTTGATCGCTGCGTAGGTTTTTGATCCGCTTCCCTCAACCATATAGGTAGCCAGTGTCCATGGGGCTCCACTAAAACCTATAAGGGCTTTGTTTTTTGGCAGTTTTTTTCGTACTATCTTTATTGTTTCATAGACATATCCAAGACGCTCTTCCGGAAATTCATAGAGACTTTCCAAATCCTCCCATGTTCTTACAGGTTTGCTAAATACAGGACCTTCGCCTTTTTCAAAGCGAAGATCCATTCCCATTTCAAGTGGAATGACCAAAATATCGCTAAACAAAATAGCTGCATCGACATCAAGTATTTCTACGGGTTGTAGTGTGACTTCAGCAGCCATTTCAGGATTTTTACAAAGCGTTAAAAAATCTCCCGCCTTGTTTCGTACTTCCATATATTCAGGCAAATAGCGTCCAGCCTGACGCATCATCCAAATAGGTGTATAGGGTGTTTTTTTTCGAAAACATGCATCGATAAATACCATGAAATATCCTTAGTGTTGTTCTGAGCCTTTATGCAAAAAATATAGAGCGATAGCCAGTGCGAAGATGGAACCTGCAAAATAGAGCATTTCCAAAGCACCATGAAATTCCGTATGCAGCACACGTTTAAAAAAGCTGACGATGAGGACCATTACGATCACTTTTGCTAGCTTGTCTTTGAGTTGATCAAGGCTGTGAATCTGCAGTATTTTGGAGCTCTCACTATTTTCTGCTGCATCAATTTTGGAGATAAAAAGTTCATAGAGTCCAAAACTAAAAAGCAGCATAACAACGGCAATGAGATACAAATCTACCGCCCCTATAATATCGCCTACGATTCTTTCATGAAAATTGTGCGGATGAGCATGAGCAAGGAGGACATTGATGGAATAGGCCGCTACATTGTAGATGTCGATACTTGCAACAATAAATAAAACGATTGCTCCAATCATCCCAAAAATGACGGCTAATATGATAAAAAGTCTACTCTGCCATAGGCCATTTTCAAAGATTTGTTCAAGCCATTTCATGCTTCTTCCATCTCCAGCCATTTGAGTGCAATTCGTACAGCATTCGTTGCCGCACCAACTCTTAGGTTGTCTGCTACAACCCACATATGCAAGACATTGTCTCTGTACACATCTTTTCTGATTCTACCTACATAGGTTTCATCTTTATCCACTACCATGATAGGCATAGGATATTCATTGTTTTGTGGATTGTCTACGACTACGATATTTTTGCCATTGTAGAGTGCTTCTCTTGCTGCATCTGCATCGATGTCTTTTTCAAACCACACAGTAACTGCTTCACTGTGTCCCCTAAGAACTGGTACGCGTACACATGTAGCACTTACTTCGATATTTTTGTGCATGATTTTTTTGGTCTCATTGACCATCTTCATCTCTTCTTTTGTATAGCCATTATCCATAAACTTATCGATTTGCGGAATAACATTGAGTGCTATTTGGTGAGGAAACTTTTTGTGTTCACTCTCATCCAGTTTAAAAGCAAAAAAATCTTTCATCTGCATAACAAGCTCTTCCATTGCGCTTTTGCCGGCTCCGCTTGTTGCCTGATATGTGGCTACATCAACCCGTTTGATTCCAAATACATCATCAAGCGGCTTCAAAGCCTGTACCATCTGGATCGTTGAACAGTTTGGATTGGCAATGATCCCTTTATTCTTCCAAGCAGCGATATCTTCAGGGTTAACTTCTGGAACGACCAGTGGAACTTCCGGATCCATTCGAAAGTGGCTTGTATTGTCGATCACCACTGCTCCCGCTTCTGCTGCAAAGGGTGCATAATGAGCCGATACGCTTCCTCCTGCACTAAAAAGGGCTATCTCAATCTCTTCTTCTTCAAATACTGTTTCGGTCAACTCTTTGACAACGACGGATTCGCCTTTATATTCTACTTCACTTCCGGCACTTCTTGCGCTTGCCAGTGGAACAAGTTTTGCTACAGGAAAATCGACCTCCTCCATAACGCGAAGCATCTCTTCGCCGACGGCTCCTGTAGCACCGACTACTGCCACATTAACTTTCCTCATTGATTTCCTCCTCTTCTTCTTTTGGACACTTGGCAATGCTGACTACTTTATCGCCGCTTTCTAATCGAACAATCATGACACCACTCGTATTTCGTCCAGCTTTTCGGATACTTTCCATATCCACTCGTATCATTTTTCCACTGGATGTGAGCACCATAAGGTCTTTGTTGTTTTCAACCGTAACAACTCCGACAATATCCCCTGTTCTGTGAGTGAGCTTCATAGCGATAACACCTTTGCCCCCTCGGGACTGTTCACGATACTCTTTTGCTTCTGTTCGTTTTCCTATCCCTTTTTCACTGACAGTGAGAAGCTCTTGCTCTTCACTTGCAATCGTTTCAGCTCCTACAACGAAATCACCTTCATGTTTGAAGCGGATGCCTGTAACTCCTCGAGCACTTCTGCCCATTTCACGTACATCGTTCACAGGAAAGCGGATACACATCCCTTTTTTGGTGATAATAAAGAGCCATTTTGTCTCAGGTTTAACGATTTTGGCTTGAACCAGTTCATCATCCTCATCCAGTGTAATGGCTCGAATACCGATATTTCTGATATTGCTAAATTCAGCCAGATTTGTTCTTTTGACAATTCCGTTTTTGGTAAAGAATGCCAAGGATTTATCTTCACTGAAATCGGTTGTGGGAATAACAGCTTTGATCTTCTCATCTGGTTGAAGTTGCAAGAGATTAACAACAGCTTTTCCTTTGGCAGTTCGACCGGCTTCCGGGATTTTATAGACTTTGAGCCAATAGAGTTGCCCTCTGTCTGTCACAAACATCAAAGTATCGTGGGTATTGGAGATGAAGAAGTCCTCAATAAAATCGTCTTCATACGTGGTGATAGCTGTTTTTCCTTTGCCGCCTCTTTTTTGTTTTTCATACTGTTTTAGTGGAACCCGTTTAATATAACCTCTATGCGTGATGGTTACTACCATCGGTTCATTCGGGATAAGATCTTCTATATCGATCTCTTCGTAGCTTTCTACGATTTCCGTGAGGCGTGGAGTGGTAAATTTCTCTTTAATTTCAAGAAGCTCCTCTTTGATGATCTCATTGAGCTTTGCTTCACTTTTTAAAATGGCACTGAGTCTTTCTATCTCTTCCATAAGCGCTTTATACTCGTTTTCTAGTTTTTCTCTCTCAAGTCCTGTGAGGCGCTGCAGTTTCATATCTAAGATGGCATTGGCCTGGATTTCGGTAAGTTCAAATTTTTCCATTAAATTGATGCGAGCAGTAGGTGTATCTTCACTTGCTTTGATAGTGGCTATCACTTCATCGATATTATCAAGGGCTTTTAAAAGTCCCTCTAAGATATGTGCTCTTGCTTTTGCTTTTTCAAGCTCATAAATAGTTCGTCGAATGACTATAGTTCGTCTGTGGTTGAGGAAAAGATGGAGCAGTTCCAAAAGCGTAAAAACTTTTGGCTCTTTATTGACGATGGCAAGCAAAATGATGCCAAATGTCACTTCCATTTGCGTCGATTTGTAAAGATTGTTGAGGATAATATCGCTCATCACATCTTTTTTGAGTTCAATCACAACCCGAATGCCTTCTCTATCACTTTCATCTCGGATTTCACTGATTCCTTCAAGCTGCTTTTCTCTTACCATCTGGGCGATCTGTTCAATGAGCCTGGCTTTGTTGACTTGGTACGGGATTTCATCGATAACGATAATTTCTTTGTTTTTGACTTTTTCGATATGGGTTTTAGCCCGGACTTTTATCCTTCCTCGTCCTGTTTTATAAGCATTTAAGATTCCCTGCTTTCCAAAGATGATACCGCCTGTTGGAAAATCTGGTCCTTGAACGAATTGCATCACTTCATTCAATTCTGCTTGTGGATTGTCGATGAGCAAAACGAGAGCATCGATAAGTTCATCGAGTCTATGGGGAGGGATATTGGTTGCCATCCCAACAGCAATCCCACTTGAGCCGTTCAGCAAGAGGTTTGGGACGCGGCTTGGTAAAACATCTGGCTCACTCAGGGTATCATCATAGTTTGGAATGAAATCGACGGTGTCTTTGTCGATATCTCTGAGGAGTTCTTCAGCCAGTGGAGTCATACGAGCTTCTGTGTATCGCATCGCTGCAGCATTGTCACCGTCGATGGAACCAAAGTTCCCTTGTCCATCTACAAGAGGGATACGCATGCTGAAATCTTGTGCCATTCTTACAAGTGCTTCGTAGACGGCGCTATCTCCATGCGGGTGATACTTACCGATAACATCTCCTACAATCCTCGCACTCTTTTTATATGCGGCTCGACTTGTGAGTCCCAGTTCATTCATCGCATAGAGGATTCGTCTATGTACAGGTTTGAGTCCATCTCTAGCATCAGGTAAAGCCCGACCGATAATAACACTCATCGAGTAGTCAAGGTAACTACTTTTAACGGACTCTTCTATATCGATCTCTTGGATGTCTTGGTTCTTTTCAAATAGATCTGCCATCGTTTCCTCTAAAAAAATTTTTTGGATATTATATCTTTTTTAGACTGACACTATAGTTAAAATATATGTCAATAAAATTTCGAAGGCCTACATAATGGATATAAATAAAAAAGTACTGTTGTTGGCTATTTACAAGAAAGAGCCGCAGGAAGCGCTTTTGGATGTAATCACTATGTTAGAAGGTTCTCATCTTTTCACTCGAAAAGAGGGAAAAAAACTTTTAAAAGAACTTAAAGAGGAAGATCTGATCAATGCTGCTGGTTTGACGGTAAAAGGTATGGTTCTGGCAAAAAATATCGAAGAGGAGTTTAAACTATAAAGGAAATATATGCAACGTTTCATAGCAAGATCACCGGTCAGTAAAAAGCTGCTCAATACTCTTCGTATCTCTTCACGGTTGCCTATAAATATTTTGGTGGTAGGAGAAGAAGGGAGCGGTAAGATGACCTTGGTAAGAGAGGTTTTCCCCGATCTTGCTTTTCATAACATAGATGAAATCAAAGATTACAAAGAGTTGCCCGAAAAATTTGGTATCGCAGATTTGCACAATGCTACGGACATTCGTCAAATTATGGAACGGTTGAAAGAGCATACCATTATAGCTTTGAGCGAAGTTTCCAAAAGTGAGTATGAAGAGTTTTTTCCCGTTATTTTGCAGCTTCCTCCGCTGAGTGAACGACCCGAAGATTTCGAAGAACTTGCTTCTTTTTATACCAAGCAGGTCCAAAAAGAACTCGGACTTGAAAATTTTGAACCAAAAAATATACCAAGACAGTATAATGCAATTGAACTCAAACGAGAGATATTCAAAGAAGCTATACTACAAACGTTGAGTGAAGAGGAGATGCTTCTTTTTATGGAACGATTCATAGAGAAGAAATTGCCTATGGATTATAAAGAACTACTTTATATGTTTGAAATTCCTTTACTGAAAGCTGCAAAAAGAAAATT
This region of Nitratiruptor sp. YY08-10 genomic DNA includes:
- the mnmA gene encoding tRNA 2-thiouridine(34) synthase MnmA gives rise to the protein MSKKIVVAMSGGVDSSFTAHLLQTKGYEVIGVYMKFHPREEYHQKNIANIEKVAKHLGIEYHLLDRTKEFQERVYQPFVDGYVAGLTPNPCAMCNRVMKFTELIEFADRLGVEKVATGHYAKTDGKFIYEATDKSKDQSYFLFNLKKEFLPRIIFPLGDWHKEDVKKEAMKIPLLKSIAEQKESSEICFVETNYIDVLKEHTEVEMPGEVVDTHGKVIGEHKGYMHYTIGKRKGFRLFKAHQPHYVLDIIPHKNRIVVGTKEQLEKRQIILRGLNMFLDQKEFDCYIKIRYRTHKVPCHVKIDGSVASVTLKEPVYGVAKGQAGVFYDEEKVLGGGWIV
- a CDS encoding ribose-phosphate pyrophosphokinase; this encodes MRGYKVFSGTAHPDFAAEMVQYLGVPMSQATVSRFSDGEINVQIQESVRGRDVFIVQPTGAPANDNLMELLIMTDALRRSSAASITAVMPYFGYARQDRKAAPRVPITAKLVANMLEKAGITRVITMDLHAGQIQGFFDIPVDNLYGSIIFKEYVKSKNLPNPVVASPDIGGVARARYFAQKLGYDMVIVDKRREKANESEVMNIIGNVEGKDIIIVDDMIDTAGTIVKAAAALKAKGANSVMACCTHPVLSGPAYERIENGELDELVVTNTLPLKKESEKIKVLSVANLFGEVIRRVYYNESVNSLFR
- the lepA gene encoding translation elongation factor 4 — translated: MENIRNFSIIAHIDHGKSTLADRLIQECGAIEDRKMSDQVMDTMDIEKERGITIKAQSVRLTYKKDGKEYILNLIDTPGHVDFSYEVSRSLASSEGALLVVDASQGVEAQTIANVYIALENDLELIPVINKIDLPAADPERVKADIENTIGLDCTDAIEVSAKTGQGIKELLDAIIERIPAPSGDPSAPTKALIYDSWFDSYLGALALVRVFEGEIKKGQEVLVMGTGKTHEVIDLMYPHPINPQKTDAIKTGEIGIVVMGLKNIGDVQVGDTITDAKNPTPEPIEGFEEAKPFVFAGLYPIDTDKFEDLREALNKLKLNDAAIAFEPETSAALGFGFRVGFLGLLHMEVVKERLEREFGLDLIATAPTVTYQVKKTDGETIEIQNPSELPPPQEIDTIYEPYVKATIITPTEFLGNVLNLLSEKRGVQLKMDYITQDRVMLEYEIPMNEIVMDFYDKLKTVTKGYASFDYEPSGYKEGDLVKLDIRVAGEVVDALSIIVPKEKAQYKGRELVKKMKELVPRQLFEVAIQASIGNKIIARETVSAMRKNVTAKCYGGDITRKRKLLEKQKEGKKRMKAIGKVQLPQEAFLSVLKID
- a CDS encoding ComF family protein; the encoded protein is MRCLVCQDFSWQIICRTCQTTLLKPTIKRRKIFDQFEVISFYEYSEIAPLLHTKHHYIGASVFTIMARNSFVHFAQHFDQKATAIAIDDRIERSGYSHTAILAHALKSAMIQVCYGALQAKHDVSYSGKSLQYRLQHPRGFQYKGPKDDIILVDDIVTTGTTLQEAYSAAKREGANPLFALTLADAQETETI
- a CDS encoding MBL fold metallo-hydrolase, translating into MSSLLIPFVALSTFAASYSLTPLKITPHVYCFFGKNEIPNKHNNGNISNSCFVILKNGVAVFDTGPTYMYAKEEVTQIRKITPKKIKYVINSHYHDDHILGNSYYATLGVRIYGTKEIEHKYQNTTNTRMQQHITKESYKDTQLVLPTHYVTKSITLDNELQVIPIPHPAHTKSDLIAFYPKERVVFAGDIIFNDRLPSIRDGDIEGWLKAIDFILSLKPKYIIGGHGMKYDTKAYIFTKEYLQQLRKEFKKAIEDGIELDEVTTKITLPQYKNMKLYKELHRKNVFKAYQIYEWEEE
- a CDS encoding radical SAM protein gives rise to the protein MSIIFGPVNSRRFGLSLGIDLSPVQKSCNFDCLYCELEPAKQADTISNPPTVQEVIQETQKALTEFSDIDVITVTANGEPTLYSYLNKLVERLNEIKKNKKLLILSNASRINEPSIQEILTKFDIVKLSLDSANQRTFRRLDRPLKGIEIQDIIKGMIEFRKIYKGFFVIEILVVQGINDKPEEFEALNAILQHIKPDRIDIGTVDRPPAYKVEPVSYEKLFDLSRKIHNLPVTIVSRKKDQSFALHLDEKEIVNLISHRPLTLDDVETLFDKTTRKYFQKLLDTGKLSLRKVGNISFIKLQ
- the hemE gene encoding uroporphyrinogen decarboxylase; translated protein: MVFIDACFRKKTPYTPIWMMRQAGRYLPEYMEVRNKAGDFLTLCKNPEMAAEVTLQPVEILDVDAAILFSDILVIPLEMGMDLRFEKGEGPVFSKPVRTWEDLESLYEFPEERLGYVYETIKIVRKKLPKNKALIGFSGAPWTLATYMVEGSGSKTYAAIKKLIYTDPEFMHALMIKITEAVKAYLVKQIESGVNAVQIFDSWASALEKEKFFEFSWDYMVDIAEFLKEHYPEIPVILFPKGIAGYLDDIYGKFDVFGVDWGTPIDLAKEKLGNRYVLQGNMEPTRLYSKEAIKEGVEKIIAVMGAKEGHIFNLGHGMLPDLPVENAKYLVELVHDLTRR
- a CDS encoding YqhA family protein: MKWLEQIFENGLWQSRLFIILAVIFGMIGAIVLFIVASIDIYNVAAYSINVLLAHAHPHNFHERIVGDIIGAVDLYLIAVVMLLFSFGLYELFISKIDAAENSESSKILQIHSLDQLKDKLAKVIVMVLIVSFFKRVLHTEFHGALEMLYFAGSIFALAIALYFLHKGSEQH
- a CDS encoding aspartate-semialdehyde dehydrogenase; its protein translation is MRKVNVAVVGATGAVGEEMLRVMEEVDFPVAKLVPLASARSAGSEVEYKGESVVVKELTETVFEEEEIEIALFSAGGSVSAHYAPFAAEAGAVVIDNTSHFRMDPEVPLVVPEVNPEDIAAWKNKGIIANPNCSTIQMVQALKPLDDVFGIKRVDVATYQATSGAGKSAMEELVMQMKDFFAFKLDESEHKKFPHQIALNVIPQIDKFMDNGYTKEEMKMVNETKKIMHKNIEVSATCVRVPVLRGHSEAVTVWFEKDIDADAAREALYNGKNIVVVDNPQNNEYPMPIMVVDKDETYVGRIRKDVYRDNVLHMWVVADNLRVGAATNAVRIALKWLEMEEA